In Geobacter anodireducens, a genomic segment contains:
- a CDS encoding ferritin: MLNTEMAAALNKHLNIELYSAQLYLSMSSYANSIGLKGAATWFMVQYQEEMLHFMKFYQYINSQGEHVTLGPIDAPPAEFASLLQMFEKTLEHEMFITRCINDLTELAVRQKDHATQIFLQWFVTEQIEEEENDREIIGKLKLVGDNGYGLLMIDNELGARVFTAPPADGQVP, from the coding sequence ATGCTGAACACCGAGATGGCCGCGGCCCTCAACAAACACTTGAATATCGAGCTCTATTCGGCCCAACTGTACCTCTCCATGTCGTCCTATGCCAACTCCATTGGGCTCAAGGGGGCCGCCACCTGGTTCATGGTCCAGTACCAGGAGGAGATGCTTCATTTCATGAAGTTCTATCAGTACATCAACAGCCAGGGCGAGCACGTGACGCTCGGTCCCATAGACGCACCGCCGGCCGAGTTCGCCTCCCTGCTGCAGATGTTCGAAAAGACCCTCGAACACGAGATGTTCATCACCCGGTGCATCAACGACCTGACCGAGCTGGCGGTCCGGCAGAAGGATCACGCCACCCAGATTTTCCTCCAGTGGTTCGTGACCGAGCAGATCGAAGAGGAGGAAAACGACCGGGAGATCATCGGCAAGCTGAAGTTGGTGGGAGACAACGGCTACGGGCTGCTGATGATCGACAACGAACTGGGTGCGCGGGTGTTCACCGCTCCCCCTGCCGACGGCCAGGTGCCCTGA
- a CDS encoding chemotaxis protein — protein sequence MTWFYNLKIASKLILGFSLVTLIACIIGVIGITKIMQIEKADTEMYELNAKPMGPILTTAVAFQRIRVNYREIALEQTHEGKVKFSNRIEELHKIIDDNLPEIEKSLKSDETKKAYADIKTELAKFVPHLDKIVALAMDGKNDQAIAYMRSDAVAGLARSVDDSIQKLADLKIDLAKKKSESNTAAAKAAVAMTGIILVIGVALAVGLGIFLSRIISRPLRSAVDVSNRLSEGDLTVTIEATSKDETGQLLAAMHNMVEKLKGVVADVKSAADNVAAGSQELSSSSEEMSQGATEQAAAAEEASSSMEQMSSNIRQNADNATQTEKIALKSAADAKQGGTAVAETVVAMKEIASKISIIEEIARQTNLLALNAAIEAARAGEHGKGFAVVAAEVRKLAERSQKAAGEISELSASSVQVAEEAGEMLTRIVPDIQRTAELVQEISAACKEQDTGAEQINKAIQQLDQVIQQNASASEEMASTSEGLASQAEQLQETIAFFKTGEQGGLVRKSAVVRQFAAKKKAVTPHLGQGSSNGYHANGYHGESKKVAAGGGVDLNLANDHLDDQFEKF from the coding sequence ATGACATGGTTTTACAATTTGAAGATTGCATCAAAGCTGATACTGGGTTTTTCTCTTGTTACGCTGATAGCTTGCATCATTGGCGTAATAGGGATAACAAAAATCATGCAAATAGAAAAAGCCGATACAGAGATGTACGAGCTCAACGCAAAACCGATGGGTCCCATTTTGACCACTGCTGTGGCATTTCAAAGAATAAGGGTAAACTATCGAGAAATAGCTTTGGAGCAGACACATGAAGGCAAGGTAAAGTTTTCTAACAGGATTGAAGAACTGCATAAAATAATAGATGACAATCTCCCTGAAATCGAAAAGTCTCTCAAATCAGATGAGACAAAGAAGGCCTACGCGGATATCAAGACCGAATTGGCGAAGTTTGTCCCTCATCTTGACAAAATTGTGGCACTGGCAATGGATGGGAAGAACGATCAGGCCATTGCCTATATGAGGAGCGATGCCGTCGCCGGGCTTGCCCGGTCAGTGGACGATTCGATCCAGAAGCTCGCTGATCTGAAAATCGATCTGGCAAAGAAGAAATCCGAGAGCAATACCGCCGCCGCCAAGGCCGCGGTCGCCATGACGGGCATCATCCTTGTGATTGGTGTGGCCCTGGCGGTCGGACTCGGCATATTCCTTTCCCGCATCATCAGCCGCCCGCTCAGATCGGCCGTGGATGTGTCGAACCGCCTGTCTGAAGGGGATCTGACCGTAACGATCGAGGCAACGAGCAAGGACGAAACGGGCCAACTGCTGGCGGCCATGCACAACATGGTTGAGAAGCTGAAGGGAGTGGTAGCTGACGTGAAGAGCGCAGCGGACAACGTGGCCGCCGGCAGCCAGGAGCTCTCCTCCAGCTCCGAGGAAATGAGCCAGGGTGCCACCGAGCAGGCTGCTGCTGCCGAAGAAGCCTCCAGCTCCATGGAACAGATGAGCTCCAACATCCGGCAGAACGCCGACAACGCCACCCAGACCGAAAAGATCGCCCTCAAGAGCGCCGCCGACGCCAAACAGGGTGGCACGGCCGTGGCCGAAACCGTCGTGGCCATGAAGGAAATCGCCTCCAAGATCTCGATCATCGAAGAGATCGCCCGCCAGACGAACCTGCTGGCCCTGAACGCGGCCATCGAAGCGGCCCGTGCCGGCGAGCACGGCAAAGGGTTCGCCGTGGTAGCGGCCGAAGTCAGAAAGCTTGCCGAGCGGAGCCAGAAGGCGGCAGGCGAGATCAGCGAGTTGTCTGCCTCAAGCGTTCAGGTAGCGGAAGAAGCCGGCGAGATGCTGACGCGGATCGTGCCGGACATCCAGCGGACCGCGGAACTGGTGCAGGAGATCAGCGCCGCGTGCAAAGAGCAGGACACGGGCGCTGAGCAGATCAACAAAGCGATCCAGCAGCTTGACCAGGTGATCCAGCAGAACGCCAGCGCCAGCGAAGAGATGGCCTCCACCAGCGAAGGACTGGCCAGCCAGGCCGAACAACTGCAGGAAACAATCGCCTTCTTCAAGACCGGCGAACAAGGGGGTCTGGTGCGCAAGTCCGCAGTCGTGCGCCAGTTCGCGGCCAAGAAAAAGGCAGTCACTCCCCATCTGGGCCAGGGTTCCTCCAACGGCTACCACGCCAACGGCTATCACGGAGAATCCAAGAAAGTCGCAGCAGGCGGCGGGGTGGATCTGAACCTGGCCAACGATCACCTGGACGACCAGTTCGAGAAATTCTAG
- a CDS encoding chemotaxis protein CheW: MAHADTTETQQYLTFTLAGEVFAVDVAKVREILEWNSITKVPQTPGFMRGVINLRGSVVPVIDLRQKFGMPETERSIDTCIIVVEVETAMETLVLGMLADSVQEVFELERGNIEPAPRIGTKLDTSFLKGMGKRGDTFLIILDIDRVFGEDDLAGLAAAGEAAA, encoded by the coding sequence ATGGCACACGCAGACACAACAGAAACGCAGCAGTACCTGACCTTCACCCTTGCCGGGGAAGTATTTGCGGTGGACGTGGCCAAGGTGCGGGAGATACTGGAATGGAACAGCATCACCAAGGTTCCGCAGACGCCCGGATTCATGCGCGGGGTGATCAACCTGCGCGGGAGCGTAGTGCCGGTAATCGACTTGCGGCAGAAGTTCGGGATGCCTGAAACCGAGCGCAGCATCGACACGTGCATCATCGTAGTCGAGGTGGAGACGGCAATGGAGACGCTGGTACTGGGGATGCTTGCCGACTCGGTGCAGGAGGTGTTCGAGCTGGAGAGAGGAAACATCGAGCCTGCGCCCCGGATCGGGACGAAGTTGGACACCTCGTTCCTGAAGGGCATGGGGAAACGCGGCGATACGTTCCTGATCATTCTGGACATCGACCGGGTGTTCGGGGAGGACGATCTGGCCGGGCTGGCCGCGGCAGGGGAGGCGGCTGCGTAA
- a CDS encoding phosphotransferase, giving the protein MLVEMHCHTSEYSSCSGVAAVDLVRQVAAKNLQGIVLTDHHHLWDPSELADVRRRAEVPDHFVILTGQEVTTPELGDVLVYGADATIDRGTPLAEIRRRYPAAALVWAHPYRRGKRPAPEQLCHPLLDGVEIFNSNHTVRENSQGLQDWHRERFTAIAGTDTHGENYAGLYPTQFDHAVKTIAALAAEIRHGRCRPFLKEIPRSGANSQVIEVTIGTKGADEVRERLIIKEIGTRHKWRSAERAFRIMGEIVGHGFDAGRFRVPRPIDEDDASMTLIEQGLRGKSLFDKLLAAEPEDGREYLSLAAGWLARLHNCRLRITPSDEFLVREDERLARYLERFTAIEHRHTRKVREILAAVAAEERRVVAEGSGYMVQGHGDFHPKNVFVGQDVMENRSTLFVAAIDFESSYVLPRAFDVGCFLAQFRNQFYRHGEIANAYPEELFLDAYLRDSDQVEPDFLRQVELFRARTNMSIAAYLVKVGLGDSEDLWRVIVEAERSISNLSAGPAG; this is encoded by the coding sequence GTGCTGGTCGAAATGCATTGTCATACCTCTGAATACTCCTCCTGCAGCGGCGTTGCGGCCGTGGACCTGGTGCGCCAGGTGGCGGCGAAGAACCTGCAGGGGATCGTTCTTACGGATCACCATCACCTCTGGGATCCCTCTGAGCTGGCCGATGTCCGGCGCCGGGCTGAGGTTCCCGATCATTTCGTCATCCTCACCGGTCAGGAAGTGACCACGCCGGAACTGGGCGACGTGCTCGTCTACGGTGCGGATGCGACGATCGACCGGGGGACTCCCCTGGCCGAAATCCGGCGGCGCTACCCGGCTGCCGCCCTTGTCTGGGCCCATCCCTACCGCAGGGGGAAGCGTCCCGCGCCTGAGCAGCTCTGCCATCCGCTGCTGGACGGTGTGGAGATCTTCAACTCCAACCACACGGTGCGGGAGAACAGCCAGGGGCTCCAGGACTGGCATCGGGAGCGGTTCACCGCCATCGCGGGCACCGACACCCATGGCGAAAACTACGCAGGGCTCTATCCGACCCAGTTCGACCATGCCGTCAAGACCATCGCCGCCCTGGCAGCCGAGATCAGGCACGGCAGGTGCCGGCCGTTCCTGAAGGAGATTCCCCGCTCGGGCGCCAACAGCCAGGTCATCGAGGTGACCATCGGCACCAAGGGGGCCGATGAGGTGCGCGAGCGGCTCATCATCAAGGAGATCGGAACCCGGCACAAGTGGCGGTCCGCCGAGCGGGCCTTCCGCATTATGGGGGAGATCGTCGGCCACGGCTTCGACGCGGGGAGATTCAGGGTGCCCCGCCCCATCGACGAGGATGATGCCTCCATGACGCTCATCGAACAGGGCTTGCGGGGGAAATCGCTCTTCGACAAGCTCCTGGCCGCCGAACCGGAGGACGGGAGGGAATACCTGTCCCTGGCGGCCGGCTGGCTGGCCCGGCTCCATAACTGCCGTCTCAGGATCACGCCGTCCGATGAGTTTCTGGTCCGGGAAGACGAGCGCCTGGCCCGATACCTGGAGCGGTTCACCGCCATTGAGCACAGGCACACCCGCAAGGTGCGGGAAATCCTCGCAGCAGTGGCGGCAGAGGAGCGGCGGGTGGTGGCGGAGGGGAGTGGGTACATGGTGCAGGGACATGGCGATTTCCATCCGAAAAACGTGTTCGTGGGCCAGGATGTCATGGAGAACCGGTCGACCCTGTTCGTGGCGGCCATAGACTTCGAAAGCTCCTACGTGCTCCCCCGGGCCTTTGACGTGGGGTGTTTCCTGGCCCAGTTCCGCAACCAGTTCTATCGCCATGGGGAGATAGCGAACGCCTATCCCGAGGAGCTGTTCCTGGATGCCTATCTGCGTGATTCCGATCAGGTGGAGCCGGATTTCCTCCGCCAGGTGGAACTGTTCCGCGCCCGGACCAACATGAGCATCGCTGCCTACCTGGTGAAGGTGGGGCTGGGGGACAGCGAGGATCTGTGGCGGGTGATCGTGGAGGCCGAGCGCTCCATCAGCAATCTCTCAGCCGGTCCGGCCGGTTGA
- a CDS encoding DNA-binding response regulator, with translation MGIRVVIVDDHKIMREGLKSLLTREMDIQVVGEADNGRAATQCVRDLDPDVVLMDLTMPEMNGIDATRRIAADYPSVRVLALSMHSDRRFIEEALSAGAQGFLLKDCAFDELVNAIHEVVADRFYLSPRITGVVVKDYLGRRGRPESASSIRLTPREREVLQLIAEGKNTKEVAFSLDVSVKTVESQRMQIMRKLKTNSIADLTKFAIREGLTTLD, from the coding sequence GTGGGGATACGGGTAGTAATTGTCGACGATCACAAGATCATGCGCGAGGGGCTCAAGTCTCTCCTTACGCGGGAGATGGACATCCAGGTGGTCGGGGAGGCCGACAACGGCCGGGCCGCCACCCAGTGCGTCAGGGATCTTGATCCGGACGTGGTGCTCATGGACCTTACCATGCCGGAAATGAACGGCATTGATGCGACCCGGCGCATTGCCGCCGATTATCCCTCGGTCAGGGTTCTCGCCCTTTCCATGCATTCGGACCGCCGCTTCATCGAAGAGGCGCTTTCGGCGGGCGCCCAGGGGTTTCTGCTCAAGGACTGCGCCTTTGACGAACTGGTGAATGCCATCCACGAAGTGGTTGCCGACCGGTTTTACCTCAGCCCCCGCATTACCGGCGTCGTGGTCAAGGACTATCTCGGCCGGCGCGGCCGACCCGAGTCCGCTTCCTCCATCCGCCTCACGCCCCGCGAACGGGAGGTGCTCCAGCTCATTGCCGAGGGCAAGAACACCAAGGAAGTGGCCTTCTCCCTCGATGTCAGCGTCAAGACCGTAGAATCCCAGCGCATGCAGATCATGCGCAAGCTCAAGACGAACAGCATCGCCGACCTGACCAAATTCGCCATCCGCGAAGGGCTCACCACCCTCGACTGA
- a CDS encoding chemotaxis protein has product MGLRSMTIRWKLIAMTAVIVVLTATVITAICLARFRADLMRVATVSQETRIKTLWELLRQKGSNARIDNGRLMVGEYVVNDNFEIPDKVKDLCGGTATIFMGDLRVSTNVKKEDGSRAIGTKLQGPAYDAIFKEGKPYRGEAKILGVPYFTSYDPLRDASGSIIGVLYVGVKKSEFFESYERLKLIIVGSAVGTVLLACLVAGFVSGRLVRPLRDAVATVDRLATGDLSVAIEATETDEIGRLLAAMGNMVDKLRKVVTSVKSASDNVAAGARELSVSAEEMSEGATEQAAAAEQASGNMEEMSVTIRHTADNAVQTEKIAGKSAEDAREGGEAVAETVSAMKVIAGKTAIIEEIARQTNLLALNAAIEAARAGEHGKGFAVVASEVRKLAERSQKAAGEIGELSASSVRVAEKAGEMLARIIPDIQRTAELVQEISAACKEQDSGADQINRAIRKLDNVIQQNASTSEEMASTSEELASQAEQLQATIAFFKVS; this is encoded by the coding sequence ATGGGATTACGCAGCATGACCATCCGGTGGAAGCTCATAGCCATGACCGCGGTCATCGTTGTCCTGACGGCAACGGTTATCACCGCCATCTGTCTTGCGCGGTTCAGGGCCGATCTGATGAGAGTCGCCACGGTTTCCCAGGAAACGCGGATCAAGACCCTCTGGGAACTGCTCCGCCAGAAGGGATCCAACGCCCGGATCGACAACGGCAGGCTCATGGTCGGCGAGTACGTGGTGAACGACAACTTCGAGATACCCGACAAGGTGAAGGATCTCTGCGGCGGGACGGCAACCATCTTCATGGGCGATCTGCGGGTCTCCACCAACGTCAAGAAGGAGGACGGCAGCCGCGCCATCGGCACGAAACTCCAGGGGCCCGCCTATGATGCCATTTTCAAGGAAGGGAAACCTTACCGCGGCGAGGCGAAGATTCTCGGCGTCCCCTACTTTACGTCCTATGATCCGCTTCGGGACGCGAGCGGTTCGATCATCGGCGTGCTGTACGTCGGCGTGAAGAAAAGCGAGTTTTTCGAATCCTACGAACGCCTCAAGCTGATCATCGTTGGCAGCGCAGTGGGCACGGTCCTGCTGGCGTGTCTTGTGGCCGGGTTCGTGTCGGGGCGGCTCGTGCGCCCGCTGCGCGACGCAGTTGCCACCGTGGACCGGCTGGCCACCGGCGATCTTTCCGTTGCCATTGAAGCGACGGAGACGGATGAGATCGGTCGCCTGCTTGCCGCCATGGGCAATATGGTGGACAAGCTCAGGAAGGTGGTCACCAGCGTCAAGTCCGCGTCGGACAACGTTGCCGCCGGTGCCCGCGAACTGTCCGTAAGCGCCGAGGAGATGAGCGAGGGGGCCACCGAGCAGGCGGCAGCGGCAGAGCAGGCGTCCGGCAACATGGAGGAGATGAGCGTCACTATCAGGCATACTGCCGATAATGCGGTTCAGACCGAGAAAATAGCCGGCAAGAGCGCCGAGGATGCCCGCGAGGGCGGGGAGGCGGTGGCCGAGACCGTATCTGCCATGAAGGTTATCGCCGGCAAGACAGCGATCATCGAAGAGATCGCCCGCCAGACGAACCTGCTGGCCCTGAACGCGGCCATTGAGGCGGCCCGGGCCGGCGAGCACGGCAAGGGGTTCGCGGTGGTGGCCTCCGAGGTGCGCAAGCTGGCCGAGCGGAGCCAGAAAGCAGCGGGCGAGATCGGCGAGCTCTCCGCATCCAGCGTGCGAGTCGCGGAGAAGGCGGGAGAGATGCTCGCCCGCATCATCCCCGATATTCAGCGGACCGCGGAACTGGTGCAGGAGATCAGCGCTGCGTGCAAGGAGCAGGACTCGGGCGCGGATCAGATCAACCGGGCCATCCGGAAACTGGACAACGTGATCCAGCAGAACGCCTCCACCAGCGAGGAAATGGCTTCCACCAGCGAAGAACTGGCCAGCCAGGCCGAACAGCTCCAGGCAACCATCGCCTTTTTTAAGGTTTCATAG
- a CDS encoding chemotaxis protein, which produces MSWKNLRLSLKVLVGIGSVLVLLAVIGVWSVKGLSEAVRDGKEVSDGNKLRAELLQREVDHLNWAKNVSAFLLDDRVKELTVQVDHTKCKFGEWYYGEGRKQAEAMLPALKDELAAIEDPHRKLHESAGLIRKAYNKEQGEQGRREAEIIFASQTQPNLQLVQKHLGGLNETSRTHILSDEQMIANANGTKAVVIALSVAALVIGIVLALLISRSISGPVLKGVEFALKIAGGDLRSTLDIDRKDEVGQLVAALNDMVATLRDIVTDVKNSADNVAAGSQELSANSEAMSQGATEQAAAAEEASSSMEQMAANIRQNADNASQTEKIALKSAMDAREGGAAVAGTVSAMKEIASKISIIEEIARQTNLLALNAAIEAARAGEHGKGFAVVAAEVRKLAERSQKAAGEISELSASSVQVAEEAGEMLTRIVPDIQRTAELVQEISAACKEQDTGAEQINKAIQQLDQVIQQNASASEEMASTSEELAGQAEHLQSAIAFFKTDEQGRSAGNPPVVRTAAEAKKPAVLRLGHGSVNDRRAEPAVLRKAATGRGVDLKMDGDYLDDQFEKF; this is translated from the coding sequence ATGAGTTGGAAAAACCTGAGGCTGAGCCTCAAGGTGCTGGTGGGCATAGGCAGTGTCCTTGTCCTGCTGGCAGTTATCGGCGTCTGGTCGGTGAAGGGACTGTCTGAGGCCGTCAGGGACGGCAAGGAGGTCAGCGACGGCAACAAGCTGCGGGCCGAGCTCCTCCAGCGGGAGGTGGATCACCTCAACTGGGCCAAGAACGTCAGCGCGTTCCTCCTGGACGACAGGGTAAAGGAGCTCACCGTTCAGGTGGATCACACCAAGTGCAAGTTCGGCGAGTGGTACTACGGCGAGGGGCGTAAGCAGGCCGAGGCCATGCTTCCCGCACTGAAGGACGAACTGGCTGCCATCGAGGACCCCCACCGCAAGCTCCACGAGTCGGCGGGACTCATCAGGAAGGCCTACAACAAGGAGCAGGGTGAGCAGGGCCGCCGGGAGGCGGAGATCATCTTCGCAAGCCAGACCCAGCCGAACCTGCAACTGGTGCAGAAGCACCTGGGCGGGCTCAATGAGACATCCCGCACGCATATCCTTTCCGATGAGCAGATGATCGCCAACGCCAACGGCACCAAGGCTGTCGTCATTGCCCTGAGCGTCGCCGCCCTGGTGATCGGCATCGTTCTGGCGCTGCTCATTTCCCGCTCCATTAGTGGCCCGGTCCTGAAGGGGGTTGAATTCGCCCTGAAGATCGCCGGCGGTGACCTGCGGAGCACCCTCGACATCGACCGGAAGGACGAGGTGGGGCAGTTGGTGGCGGCCCTGAACGACATGGTTGCCACGCTCCGCGACATTGTAACCGACGTGAAGAACTCGGCAGACAACGTGGCCGCCGGCAGCCAGGAACTGTCCGCCAACTCCGAGGCCATGAGCCAGGGGGCCACCGAGCAGGCTGCCGCTGCCGAAGAGGCATCCAGTTCCATGGAGCAGATGGCGGCCAATATCCGGCAGAATGCGGACAACGCCTCCCAGACCGAGAAGATCGCCCTCAAGAGCGCCATGGACGCCCGGGAAGGCGGCGCGGCCGTTGCCGGCACGGTGAGTGCCATGAAGGAAATCGCCTCCAAGATCTCGATCATCGAAGAGATCGCCCGCCAGACGAACCTGCTGGCCCTGAACGCGGCCATCGAAGCGGCCCGTGCCGGCGAGCACGGCAAAGGGTTCGCCGTGGTAGCGGCCGAAGTCAGAAAGCTTGCCGAGCGGAGCCAGAAGGCGGCGGGCGAGATCAGCGAGTTGTCTGCCTCAAGCGTTCAGGTAGCGGAAGAAGCCGGCGAGATGCTGACGCGGATCGTGCCGGACATCCAGCGGACCGCGGAACTGGTGCAGGAGATCAGCGCCGCGTGCAAAGAGCAGGACACGGGCGCTGAGCAGATCAACAAAGCGATCCAGCAGCTTGACCAGGTGATCCAGCAGAACGCCAGCGCCAGCGAAGAGATGGCCTCCACCAGTGAAGAACTGGCCGGTCAGGCGGAGCATCTCCAGTCGGCAATCGCATTTTTCAAGACCGACGAGCAGGGGCGATCTGCCGGGAATCCCCCGGTTGTGCGAACGGCTGCGGAGGCGAAGAAACCGGCTGTGCTGCGCCTGGGCCACGGCAGCGTAAACGACCGCCGGGCTGAGCCGGCCGTGCTGCGAAAGGCTGCCACCGGCAGGGGCGTTGACCTGAAGATGGACGGCGACTACCTGGACGACCAGTTCGAGAAGTTCTAG
- a CDS encoding histidine kinase: protein MFGTTILALAFALLYLRRWQQLKREVALRIEAERLFRETLEHIKLLAIQLDTHGNLVFCNDYFLQIVGWERREVIGVNWFDRFVPPDQKTVKRIFYSSLESGNMPVHVQNDIVTCGGKRLFISWTNTVIRDSSGAIIGTMSIGDDITERTKAENALLNYQEEFRNLAAELSLAEERERRRLSTDLHDLIGQTLAFAKIRAHSLREHVADDGLTQLAELTGLLDQSIQDVRSLIFQISPPILYEVGLEAALEWLGENFQDNHGFRVTFSDDNTLKPLREEIKVTLFQVVREVLINATKHASPDTVHIDIRGIGESVRITVRDDGRGFDVAKAAQKSRDRSGAGFGLFNIRQRIERLGGSLAIESTPGSGTMVTVVAPLERARDDR, encoded by the coding sequence GTGTTTGGCACAACCATCCTGGCACTGGCCTTTGCTCTGCTCTATCTGCGCCGCTGGCAACAGCTCAAGCGCGAGGTTGCCTTGCGCATCGAGGCTGAGCGGCTGTTCCGGGAAACGCTGGAACACATCAAGCTCCTGGCGATTCAACTCGATACGCACGGCAACCTGGTTTTCTGCAACGACTATTTTCTCCAGATCGTGGGATGGGAGCGACGGGAAGTGATCGGCGTCAACTGGTTCGACCGTTTCGTCCCCCCTGACCAGAAAACGGTCAAGCGGATATTCTACTCGTCCCTCGAGTCGGGAAACATGCCGGTACACGTTCAGAACGACATTGTCACCTGTGGCGGCAAGCGGCTGTTCATCTCCTGGACCAATACGGTCATCCGCGACAGCTCGGGAGCCATTATCGGCACCATGAGCATCGGCGACGACATTACCGAGCGCACCAAGGCCGAAAACGCGCTGCTCAACTATCAGGAAGAGTTCAGAAACCTGGCTGCCGAACTGTCGTTGGCCGAGGAGCGCGAGCGTCGCCGGCTCTCCACCGACCTGCACGATCTCATCGGCCAGACCCTGGCCTTTGCCAAGATCCGCGCCCATTCGCTCAGGGAGCATGTGGCGGATGACGGCCTGACGCAGTTGGCAGAGCTCACCGGGCTCCTTGACCAGTCGATCCAGGATGTCCGCTCTCTTATTTTCCAGATCAGCCCGCCGATTCTCTACGAGGTGGGGCTTGAAGCCGCCCTAGAATGGCTGGGAGAGAATTTTCAGGACAACCACGGGTTTCGCGTCACGTTCAGTGACGACAACACGCTCAAGCCCCTGAGGGAGGAGATCAAGGTTACCCTGTTCCAGGTGGTGCGCGAGGTGCTCATCAACGCGACGAAGCATGCCTCACCCGATACGGTGCACATCGACATCCGCGGTATCGGCGAATCCGTCCGCATAACGGTCAGGGACGACGGCCGGGGATTCGACGTGGCAAAGGCTGCCCAGAAATCAAGGGATAGGTCGGGTGCCGGATTCGGCCTCTTCAATATTCGCCAGCGGATCGAGCGCCTGGGGGGCTCGCTGGCGATCGAATCGACCCCGGGGTCAGGGACCATGGTAACCGTCGTAGCGCCCCTTGAACGTGCCCGTGATGACCGTTGA